One genomic window of Parabacteroides pacaensis includes the following:
- the secDF gene encoding protein translocase subunit SecDF → MQNKGFVKVFAVLLTLVCLFYLSFSFVTRYYNNKAVEVSGGDPVKTSEYLDSLSTEKVWLGYTLKQCREMEITLGLDLKGGMNVVLELNVADVIRSLSNNNPDENFNKALELAYAHQATSQKDFIDLFAEEYKKLDSGARLSAIFSTFELKDKITPQSSDAQVISVLRDELKSAIDNSFNVLRTRIDRFGVVSPNIQRLETAGRILVELPGVKEPERVRKLLQGSANLEFWETYQLPEIYQQLVAADNVLRELQATETVDVAADSVAVEIKDTLAMAHTSEADSLLAAISKDKPDAMAQSQEEFAKQHPLFALLQIHQYNGQLAPGSIVGIAKSTDIPKINEYLALKQVKDVLPRNLSLKWGVKAVDEKENFYELYAIKVTNRDGSPALGGDVVTDAHDEFEEQGGRTNPGVSMSMNAEGAKAWARLTKENINRQIAIVLDDMVYSAPNVNGEITGGRSSITGHFTPEEAKDLANVLKSGKMAASIRIVQEDVVGPSLGQEAINAGVISFILALVLLMLYMCAAYGIVPGMIANGALIINIFFTMGILASFQAVLTLSGIAGMVLTLGMAVDANVLIYERAKEELRAGKNVKKSIEDGYKNAFSAIFDSNLTTIITGIVLFYFGTGPIRGFATTLIIGLVASFITAVFLTRIVYEGLLAKGKLQNLTFTTSLTKDLLVDPKVNFLGKRKVGYLIPVVFILLGAVAMFTVGLNNGIDFTGGRNYIVRFDQPVKTTEVRNLLEPKLDGAVNVITIGTQDQVRISTNYRILDNGPEVDDEIEKTLYEGLKPLLAQGTTFDQFKDTNIQSSQKVGPSMADDIKNAAILAVIFSMICMAAYILLRFRDVAFSLGVLASVAMTVFAIIGAYALLWKVMPFSMEIDQTFIAAILTIIGYSVNDTVVVFDRIRETMAIYPKRDRFQVINDALNSTLSRTFSTSLSTLIVVLCIFILGGSTIRSFTFAILLGIIIGTYSTLFVATPVAYEVMKHYTRKVKDDKK, encoded by the coding sequence ATGCAAAACAAAGGATTTGTGAAGGTCTTTGCCGTGTTACTTACGCTGGTTTGTCTGTTCTATCTGTCGTTCTCTTTTGTAACCAGATATTACAATAACAAGGCTGTGGAGGTATCAGGTGGGGATCCGGTAAAAACGAGTGAGTATTTAGACTCATTATCTACTGAAAAAGTATGGTTGGGATATACCCTTAAGCAGTGCCGTGAAATGGAAATTACACTAGGTCTTGACTTAAAAGGGGGTATGAACGTAGTTCTGGAATTAAATGTGGCAGATGTTATTCGTTCTCTGTCAAACAACAACCCTGACGAAAACTTTAATAAAGCCCTGGAATTAGCCTATGCTCATCAGGCAACTAGCCAAAAAGATTTTATTGATCTTTTCGCTGAAGAATATAAAAAGTTAGATAGCGGAGCACGCTTGTCTGCTATCTTCAGTACTTTTGAATTAAAAGATAAAATTACTCCTCAGAGTTCTGACGCCCAGGTTATATCTGTTCTTCGTGATGAACTGAAGAGCGCTATAGATAATTCCTTTAATGTATTGCGTACTCGTATTGACCGTTTTGGTGTAGTGTCTCCTAATATTCAGCGGTTGGAAACTGCCGGTCGTATTTTAGTGGAACTTCCGGGTGTAAAAGAACCTGAACGTGTCCGTAAACTTTTGCAAGGAAGTGCTAATTTGGAATTTTGGGAAACTTACCAATTACCGGAGATTTATCAGCAATTAGTTGCTGCCGACAATGTGTTACGTGAATTGCAAGCTACGGAAACCGTAGATGTTGCAGCCGATTCCGTAGCTGTGGAAATTAAAGATACGCTTGCGATGGCTCATACGAGTGAGGCTGACTCTTTATTAGCTGCCATTAGTAAAGATAAGCCGGATGCTATGGCTCAGTCGCAAGAAGAATTTGCTAAGCAACATCCGCTGTTTGCTTTATTGCAAATTCATCAATATAACGGACAATTGGCTCCCGGATCAATAGTAGGAATTGCTAAAAGTACTGATATCCCTAAAATTAATGAATATCTGGCGTTAAAACAGGTAAAGGATGTATTACCTCGTAATTTGTCTTTGAAATGGGGTGTTAAAGCTGTAGATGAGAAAGAAAATTTTTATGAGTTGTATGCAATTAAAGTTACTAACCGGGATGGAAGTCCTGCTTTAGGCGGTGATGTAGTAACGGATGCCCATGATGAATTTGAAGAGCAAGGAGGACGTACGAATCCAGGTGTTAGTATGTCTATGAATGCTGAAGGTGCTAAAGCTTGGGCTCGGTTGACGAAAGAAAATATAAATCGTCAGATCGCTATTGTACTGGATGATATGGTTTATTCCGCTCCGAATGTAAACGGTGAAATTACGGGAGGACGTTCTTCTATTACAGGACATTTTACTCCGGAAGAAGCAAAAGACTTGGCTAATGTATTGAAATCCGGTAAAATGGCTGCTTCTATCCGTATTGTTCAAGAAGATGTCGTCGGACCGTCGTTAGGACAGGAAGCTATTAATGCGGGAGTAATTTCATTTATCTTGGCATTAGTATTGTTAATGCTTTACATGTGTGCTGCTTATGGTATTGTTCCAGGTATGATTGCGAATGGAGCTTTGATTATAAATATTTTCTTTACTATGGGGATTTTGGCTTCTTTCCAAGCTGTACTTACTTTGTCTGGTATCGCAGGTATGGTGCTTACATTAGGTATGGCAGTGGATGCGAATGTGTTGATTTATGAACGTGCTAAAGAAGAGCTCCGCGCTGGGAAGAATGTGAAAAAATCCATTGAAGATGGTTATAAGAATGCTTTTTCTGCTATCTTCGATTCAAACTTAACGACTATTATTACTGGTATTGTACTGTTTTATTTTGGAACAGGGCCGATTCGAGGATTTGCTACTACCTTAATTATCGGTTTGGTTGCTTCTTTCATTACTGCGGTGTTCTTAACTCGTATTGTTTACGAAGGATTATTAGCTAAAGGAAAATTGCAAAATCTCACCTTTACTACTTCTTTGACCAAAGACTTGTTAGTGGATCCGAAAGTTAATTTCTTAGGTAAACGTAAGGTCGGTTATTTAATTCCGGTAGTATTTATTTTATTAGGGGCGGTTGCCATGTTTACAGTCGGTTTAAATAATGGTATTGATTTTACAGGAGGCCGTAATTATATTGTGCGTTTTGACCAGCCGGTTAAGACAACTGAAGTACGTAATCTCTTGGAGCCTAAATTAGATGGAGCTGTAAATGTGATTACTATCGGTACGCAAGATCAGGTTCGTATATCGACTAACTATCGTATTTTAGATAATGGACCGGAAGTAGATGACGAAATTGAAAAAACGTTATATGAAGGATTAAAACCTTTATTAGCTCAAGGAACTACATTCGATCAATTTAAAGATACAAATATTCAGAGTTCTCAGAAGGTAGGACCTAGTATGGCGGATGATATTAAAAATGCGGCTATTCTTGCTGTTATTTTCTCTATGATCTGTATGGCTGCTTATATTTTATTGCGTTTCCGGGATGTAGCATTCTCATTAGGTGTTTTGGCATCTGTAGCTATGACAGTCTTTGCTATTATAGGAGCATACGCATTATTATGGAAGGTAATGCCTTTTTCCATGGAAATCGACCAGACGTTTATCGCGGCTATTTTGACCATTATCGGTTATTCGGTGAATGATACGGTGGTTGTTTTCGACCGTATTCGTGAAACTATGGCAATTTATCCGAAACGTGACCGGTTCCAAGTTATTAATGATGCGTTGAACTCTACTTTATCCCGTACGTTTAGTACTTCTTTAAGTACGTTGATAGTAGTATTATGTATTTTCATATTGGGAGGCAGTACGATCCGTAGCTTTACATTTGCCATTCTGTTGGGTATTATTATCGGTACTTATTCTACCTTATTTGTAGCTACCCCGGTTGCTTATGAAGTGATGAAACATTACACTAGAAAAGTAAAAGATGACAAGAAATAA
- a CDS encoding hybrid sensor histidine kinase/response regulator, whose protein sequence is MEEQISQSEDQLDNEYSLLMSTLGVSVSKHLMDEHFTVVWANDYYYELIGYSKEEYEALYHNQCDLYFIGNETAWNAISEKVISAVNKGEKGYEVFAQMRRKDGSMIWTKLVATFTDMFYNGYRISYTVITNVDEMMQRRIEQTVAYDNIPGFIAKYQVKKSGFKLIEANDKFVDFFGLNRDKLDAYVPFSQVDEKSVTVLKEYLPIMLKGEPVHFVIRSKDKRENDAWLQLNGECVGWVNEEPVYLIVYIDITDITEQRELHRKLEEQSKQLKDALEYAERANQAKSDFLARMSHDIRTPMNAIVGMTSIAGTHVDDRERVLDCLRKITGASKLLLSLINEVLDMSKIESGRLKLSEDEFNLGELLQELVIMMQSEIKNRGHQLDVHVLGMQHENVIGDTQRIKQVLMNILSNAIKYTPDRGQILIEVKEFPINKSISGYEFVFVDNGRGMKPEFLDKIFQPFERAEDKEIRTIQGTGLGMAISHNIVQMMKGHIHVESEYQKGSRFTVYLPLQLQEHESIENIELMNNLSVLVVDDDRVACQSTCECLREIGIKSKGVYSGKKALENVVQCYKEEKGYFAIIMDLKMPGMDGIEATRQIRKAVGEAIPIIILSAYDMEEYEPKIKEAGANGFISKPLFKSKLIQVLKKFITSGDIPQENYPTKLSDADFSGKRILLVEDNELNREIAEEIIGSTGASIDTATNGLEAVNTIAASLEKYYDLILMDIQMPVMDGYEATRKIRVLQREDIKNMPIIAMTANAFSEDVKNALKAGMNHHLAKPIDIKELMNILNKYL, encoded by the coding sequence ATGGAAGAACAAATTTCGCAATCAGAAGATCAGCTTGATAATGAGTATAGTCTGCTGATGAGTACTCTGGGAGTAAGTGTGAGCAAACATTTAATGGATGAACATTTTACCGTAGTTTGGGCAAATGATTATTATTATGAATTAATCGGTTATTCGAAAGAAGAATACGAAGCACTTTATCATAATCAATGCGATTTGTATTTTATAGGGAATGAAACAGCATGGAATGCAATTTCAGAAAAAGTAATAAGTGCAGTAAACAAAGGAGAAAAAGGATATGAAGTTTTTGCCCAAATGAGAAGAAAAGACGGATCTATGATTTGGACAAAATTGGTGGCAACCTTTACTGACATGTTTTATAATGGATACCGGATTTCTTATACTGTTATTACCAATGTGGATGAGATGATGCAACGGCGTATCGAACAGACCGTTGCTTACGATAACATTCCGGGATTTATAGCAAAGTACCAAGTAAAAAAGTCGGGTTTTAAGTTGATAGAAGCCAATGATAAGTTCGTTGATTTTTTTGGTTTGAATAGAGATAAATTAGATGCATATGTGCCTTTCTCCCAAGTAGATGAAAAAAGTGTGACGGTGTTGAAGGAGTATCTTCCTATTATGCTTAAAGGTGAGCCGGTTCATTTTGTGATTCGATCAAAGGATAAGAGAGAAAATGACGCTTGGCTCCAATTAAATGGAGAATGTGTTGGTTGGGTGAATGAAGAACCGGTATATCTTATTGTTTATATCGATATTACGGATATTACAGAACAACGGGAGTTGCATAGGAAATTGGAAGAACAGTCGAAGCAATTAAAGGATGCATTGGAATATGCGGAACGGGCTAATCAAGCAAAGTCGGATTTCTTAGCGCGAATGAGCCATGACATCCGTACTCCCATGAATGCTATTGTCGGAATGACGTCTATTGCAGGGACCCATGTAGACGATCGGGAACGAGTATTGGATTGTTTGAGAAAGATTACCGGAGCCTCGAAACTTTTGTTAAGCTTGATTAATGAAGTCCTAGATATGTCGAAGATTGAAAGTGGACGGCTGAAATTATCCGAAGATGAGTTTAATTTAGGTGAGCTTTTGCAAGAATTGGTTATTATGATGCAGTCTGAAATTAAAAATAGAGGGCATCAGTTGGACGTGCATGTATTAGGGATGCAACATGAGAATGTTATTGGAGATACGCAAAGAATTAAGCAAGTGTTAATGAATATCCTGTCGAATGCAATTAAGTATACTCCCGATCGTGGACAAATTTTAATAGAGGTCAAGGAATTCCCTATAAATAAAAGCATCAGTGGATATGAATTTGTATTTGTAGACAATGGAAGAGGAATGAAGCCTGAGTTCTTGGACAAAATTTTTCAACCTTTTGAGAGGGCTGAAGACAAAGAAATTAGAACTATCCAAGGGACAGGACTTGGCATGGCGATTAGTCATAATATTGTTCAGATGATGAAAGGACATATTCATGTAGAAAGTGAATATCAAAAAGGTTCGCGTTTTACTGTTTATCTCCCGTTACAGTTACAAGAACATGAATCTATAGAAAATATAGAGTTGATGAATAATTTATCAGTTCTGGTAGTAGATGATGATAGAGTGGCCTGTCAAAGTACTTGTGAATGTTTGCGAGAGATCGGAATAAAAAGTAAGGGTGTTTATTCTGGAAAAAAAGCCTTGGAAAATGTTGTACAATGCTATAAAGAAGAAAAGGGATACTTTGCAATTATAATGGATTTAAAGATGCCGGGTATGGATGGCATCGAGGCAACCCGTCAAATTAGAAAAGCAGTGGGCGAAGCAATTCCTATCATTATTCTGTCTGCTTATGACATGGAAGAATATGAACCCAAAATAAAAGAAGCAGGAGCCAACGGGTTTATTTCGAAACCACTTTTTAAATCCAAACTAATTCAAGTATTGAAGAAGTTTATTACTTCGGGCGATATACCACAGGAAAATTATCCGACGAAATTATCTGATGCCGACTTTTCAGGAAAACGTATTTTATTAGTGGAAGATAATGAGTTAAATCGTGAAATTGCGGAAGAAATTATAGGTAGTACAGGTGCGAGTATTGATACGGCGACAAACGGCTTGGAAGCTGTAAATACAATTGCCGCTTCCTTGGAAAAATATTACGATTTAATTTTAATGGATATTCAGATGCCTGTCATGGACGGATATGAGGCTACCCGAAAAATCCGGGTTTTACAGCGTGAAGATATTAAAAATATGCCCATTATAGCGATGACTGCGAATGCTTTTTCGGAGGATGTAAAGAATGCCTTGAAAGCAGGTATGAATCATCACTTAGCAAAACCTATTGATATAAAGGAGTTAATGAACATCTTAAATAAGTATCTTTAA
- a CDS encoding Hpt domain-containing protein, producing the protein MENEFLQRLVQIGGVDITTTLDRFMDNEKLYLKILLKFPNDQTFKNLKKSIASNNIPDAFMYAHTMKGVAGNLGLQNLLDILTPLTEDLRGGKTNSIQSFMETLTLYYDNICHLIKQMKD; encoded by the coding sequence ATGGAAAATGAGTTTCTACAACGACTTGTTCAGATAGGGGGAGTTGATATAACTACTACTCTGGATCGTTTTATGGATAATGAAAAACTCTATCTTAAAATTCTTCTAAAATTCCCTAATGACCAAACTTTCAAGAATTTAAAAAAATCTATTGCATCTAATAATATACCAGATGCTTTCATGTATGCTCATACCATGAAAGGAGTAGCCGGAAATTTAGGGTTACAAAATTTATTAGATATATTAACCCCTTTAACGGAAGACTTAAGGGGAGGGAAAACGAATAGTATACAAAGCTTCATGGAAACCCTCACATTATACTACGATAATATTTGTCACTTAATTAAACAAATGAAGGATTAA
- the trmB gene encoding tRNA (guanosine(46)-N7)-methyltransferase TrmB: MGKNKLQKFDDMAAYPHVFQYPFAALQEKGFEMKGHWNEIFFNNSNPIVLELGCGKGEYTVGLARLFPHKNFIGVDIKGARMWSGAKESLEEGLKNVAFLRTSIELISAFFAPGEVSEIWLTFPDPQMKKVNKRLTSTRFMRLYREILSSDGVIHLKTDSNFMYTYTREMIRVNHYPVLFSTDDLYHSGSADNILSIRTYYEQQWLDRGLNIKYIQFVCQERDALVEPDVEIEPDPYRSFNRSRRSQLSASPGGFTSGQENPEMG; encoded by the coding sequence GTGGGTAAGAATAAGTTACAAAAGTTTGACGATATGGCGGCCTACCCGCACGTATTCCAATACCCTTTCGCTGCCTTGCAGGAAAAAGGGTTCGAAATGAAAGGGCACTGGAACGAGATATTTTTTAATAACTCCAATCCTATCGTGCTGGAATTAGGATGCGGAAAAGGAGAATATACCGTAGGATTGGCCCGGCTTTTTCCTCATAAAAACTTTATCGGCGTCGATATAAAAGGAGCTCGTATGTGGAGCGGCGCAAAAGAATCCCTGGAAGAAGGATTAAAGAATGTAGCTTTCCTCCGTACCAGCATTGAACTGATCTCGGCCTTTTTTGCTCCCGGCGAAGTCTCCGAAATATGGCTCACTTTCCCCGACCCGCAAATGAAAAAGGTCAACAAACGCCTTACTTCTACCCGCTTCATGCGGTTATACCGGGAAATACTTTCCTCCGACGGGGTTATCCATCTGAAAACGGATAGCAATTTCATGTACACTTATACTCGTGAAATGATCCGGGTGAACCATTATCCTGTATTGTTCTCTACGGACGACTTGTATCATTCCGGTTCGGCAGACAATATTCTTTCTATCCGCACTTATTACGAACAACAATGGCTGGACCGCGGGCTGAACATTAAATACATTCAATTTGTTTGTCAGGAACGGGATGCACTGGTAGAGCCCGATGTGGAAATAGAACCGGACCCCTACCGTAGTTTTAACCGGAGCCGGCGGAGCCAATTGTCTGCAAGCCCAGGAGGATTTACGTCCGGTCAAGAAAACCCGGAAATGGGATAA
- a CDS encoding MATE family efflux transporter, giving the protein MQFSYKQIWIITYPVLISLLMEQLIGMTDTAFLGRVGEIELGASALAGVYYLAIFMIGFGFRIGAQILMARRNGEQEYKQIGSIFTQGILFLLVLAAVMFTLSRIYSPVILHKLIGSEQVYAATLSYIDWRVYGFFFSFVAEMFRAFYVATTRTKILTLNSIVMVLSNVVFNYILIFGKFGCPALGIAGAAIGSSLAELVSVLFFVFYTRKKIDYRMYNLFRFTGIKLDLLKRILSVSIWTMLQSFLSLSTWFIFFVAVEHLGERPLAITNIVRNVSAVPFMLMNAFASTNSSLVSNLMGAGQARQVPALCWRVIKMCSLFELPLLLLIAFFPTLILRIYTDNMELVHSAVNALWVMDSSYLVSVPGFIMFFAVSGTGNTRSALVMELIALSIYITYVFVVVFHFRADVALCWTTEHVYAVCILILSVLYMRFGNWQNKKI; this is encoded by the coding sequence ATGCAATTCTCGTACAAACAGATTTGGATTATTACTTATCCTGTGCTGATCAGCCTCCTCATGGAACAATTGATCGGGATGACGGATACTGCTTTCCTGGGGAGAGTGGGAGAAATCGAGCTAGGTGCTTCTGCTCTTGCGGGAGTGTATTACCTGGCTATTTTCATGATAGGCTTTGGTTTCCGTATAGGAGCGCAAATTTTGATGGCCCGGCGTAACGGTGAACAGGAATATAAACAAATAGGCTCCATTTTCACTCAAGGGATTCTCTTTTTGCTGGTACTGGCAGCCGTTATGTTCACTTTATCACGTATCTATTCGCCTGTTATTTTACATAAGTTGATTGGCTCGGAGCAAGTATATGCTGCTACCCTAAGCTATATTGACTGGCGTGTGTACGGCTTTTTCTTTTCTTTTGTGGCAGAGATGTTCCGTGCTTTTTACGTGGCGACTACCCGTACCAAGATACTGACGTTAAATTCGATTGTCATGGTACTTTCGAATGTAGTATTCAATTACATACTGATATTCGGTAAATTCGGATGTCCGGCACTGGGAATTGCCGGGGCAGCTATAGGTTCATCGTTGGCAGAATTGGTATCTGTCCTCTTTTTTGTTTTTTATACCCGGAAAAAGATAGATTACCGGATGTATAACCTCTTCCGTTTTACCGGAATTAAACTGGACCTGTTAAAGCGGATATTAAGTGTATCCATCTGGACTATGCTCCAATCGTTCCTTTCTCTGTCTACATGGTTTATTTTCTTTGTGGCGGTGGAACATTTGGGAGAACGCCCGCTAGCTATTACCAATATTGTGCGTAACGTATCGGCAGTCCCCTTCATGTTGATGAATGCCTTTGCTTCTACCAACAGCTCTCTGGTAAGTAACCTGATGGGGGCAGGGCAAGCCAGGCAAGTCCCCGCACTATGTTGGCGCGTTATTAAAATGTGCAGCCTGTTCGAGTTGCCGTTGCTTCTTCTGATAGCCTTCTTCCCAACCTTGATCTTGCGGATTTATACGGACAATATGGAATTGGTACATAGTGCGGTCAACGCTTTGTGGGTGATGGATTCGTCTTATCTGGTGTCGGTTCCCGGCTTTATTATGTTCTTTGCCGTATCCGGGACAGGGAATACCCGTTCGGCACTGGTTATGGAGCTTATTGCGTTAAGCATTTATATAACATATGTATTTGTCGTTGTCTTCCATTTCCGGGCAGATGTAGCTTTGTGCTGGACAACCGAGCATGTGTATGCTGTTTGTATTCTCATCTTGTCTGTTCTTTATATGCGGTTCGGCAATTGGCAGAATAAAAAGATTTAG
- a CDS encoding DUF4249 domain-containing protein produces MNVKLFIGSLVMMFYLGSCTSEIEVHFDKIPEKIVLNAILHPDSLITAHVSHSIQVGEDISTSYLNDAVVEVSINGIPQGRMERAEDNGFYRLPGMFPKAGDRIRMDVSSPEYEAASSEVVFPGKVDILSVDTTSNVHLSDWLTRDIRLQVRFKDPPAEKNYYLLAIIPETIEIEGGKESSYSSYVSVNLKEEIIFENNRQTPEGWDYSESSNRGIFRDEQISGQEYTLKVTVERCSYSTETERGSITNKLKIRLYSVSDSFYRYQLSYMRKEDADNNFGNSGLKEPVQLYSNIENGYGLFTGIQMSEYEIVLPFQGN; encoded by the coding sequence ATGAATGTAAAGTTATTTATAGGATCTCTTGTTATGATGTTCTATCTCGGGAGCTGCACATCCGAGATAGAAGTGCATTTCGACAAGATACCGGAGAAAATAGTGCTTAATGCGATTTTACACCCGGATTCCCTCATAACCGCCCATGTATCGCACAGCATACAAGTGGGCGAAGATATTTCGACTTCTTATTTAAACGATGCGGTAGTGGAAGTCTCTATTAACGGTATTCCCCAAGGAAGGATGGAACGTGCGGAAGATAACGGGTTTTACCGGTTACCGGGTATGTTCCCTAAAGCCGGCGACCGGATACGGATGGATGTTTCCTCTCCTGAGTACGAAGCCGCGTCTTCCGAAGTAGTTTTCCCCGGCAAAGTGGATATATTATCTGTGGATACGACCTCTAATGTTCATCTCTCCGACTGGCTTACAAGGGATATCCGGTTACAGGTTCGCTTTAAAGACCCGCCTGCCGAAAAGAATTATTATCTCTTAGCTATTATACCGGAAACGATTGAGATAGAGGGCGGCAAAGAATCGTCGTATTCCTCCTACGTCTCCGTGAATTTGAAAGAGGAAATTATTTTTGAGAATAACAGGCAGACTCCCGAAGGATGGGATTATAGCGAGAGCTCCAACCGGGGTATTTTCAGGGACGAACAAATCAGCGGGCAAGAATATACCCTTAAGGTTACCGTGGAAAGATGCTCTTATTCTACTGAAACGGAGAGGGGGTCTATTACCAACAAATTAAAGATAAGGCTCTATTCGGTCTCCGATTCTTTTTACCGCTACCAATTGTCTTATATGAGGAAGGAAGATGCAGATAATAATTTTGGCAACAGCGGTTTGAAAGAACCGGTACAGCTTTATTCTAATATAGAAAACGGGTACGGCCTATTTACAGGAATCCAAATGTCGGAATATGAAATCGTACTTCCTTTCCAGGGAAATTGA
- a CDS encoding Mrp/NBP35 family ATP-binding protein produces the protein MTLYPQLILDALSKVRYPGTGKDLVSQEMVDDDIRIDGNKVSFSLIFDKPNDPFIKSVVKAAETAILTYISPEVDIKGNIQVKAKQQLPQQPEKLLPDVKNIIAVSSGKGGVGKSTVAANLAVALASLGYKVGLLDADIFGPSMPKMFHVEDARPYMEEVNGKEMIAPAENYGVKLLSIGFFVNKEDAVLWRGGMASNALKQLIGEGNWGSLDYFLIDLPPGTSDIHLTLVQTLAITGAIIVTTPQEVALADARKGISMFMGEKVNVPVLGLVENMAWFTPAELPENKYYLFGKEGGKRLAEELHVPLLGQIPIVQSICEGGDTGTPVALNTDTVTGQAFHTLAENVVKQVNYRNEHLAPTKKVNITHR, from the coding sequence ATGACTCTATATCCCCAACTTATTCTCGACGCTCTTTCTAAAGTGCGTTACCCTGGGACCGGCAAAGATCTGGTTTCGCAGGAAATGGTAGATGATGATATCCGGATAGATGGAAATAAAGTTTCCTTCTCTCTCATCTTCGATAAACCGAACGACCCGTTTATCAAATCGGTAGTAAAAGCAGCTGAAACCGCTATCCTTACCTATATAAGTCCTGAGGTAGACATCAAAGGAAATATCCAAGTAAAAGCAAAGCAACAGCTACCCCAACAACCGGAAAAATTGCTTCCGGATGTTAAGAATATCATTGCTGTCTCTTCCGGCAAAGGAGGAGTGGGCAAAAGTACCGTAGCTGCCAACCTAGCGGTAGCACTGGCTTCTTTAGGCTACAAAGTAGGTTTGCTGGATGCGGATATTTTCGGTCCCTCCATGCCTAAAATGTTTCACGTAGAAGATGCCCGTCCTTATATGGAAGAAGTAAACGGAAAAGAAATGATTGCTCCGGCTGAGAACTACGGCGTAAAACTTCTTTCCATCGGTTTCTTTGTGAATAAAGAAGATGCCGTGCTATGGCGCGGAGGAATGGCTAGTAATGCGTTAAAACAATTAATAGGCGAAGGAAATTGGGGAAGCTTGGATTATTTCCTTATCGATCTTCCTCCCGGGACAAGCGATATCCATCTTACATTGGTACAAACATTGGCTATTACAGGGGCTATTATCGTAACAACGCCTCAAGAGGTTGCCTTAGCGGATGCCAGAAAAGGAATCAGTATGTTTATGGGAGAAAAAGTAAATGTACCGGTCTTAGGGCTAGTGGAAAATATGGCTTGGTTCACACCTGCCGAGTTACCGGAAAATAAATATTATCTATTCGGTAAAGAGGGAGGGAAACGCCTGGCGGAAGAACTTCACGTTCCTTTATTAGGCCAGATTCCTATCGTTCAAAGTATTTGCGAAGGTGGAGACACAGGTACCCCGGTTGCTTTAAATACGGATACGGTTACGGGACAAGCGTTCCATACTTTGGCTGAGAATGTAGTAAAACAAGTTAATTATCGGAATGAACATCTTGCTCCTACGAAAAAGGTAAACATCACCCACCGATAA